TACCGTGAAGTTGTACATCGGGGCTGCGATAACCAGCGTGTCTGCCGCTTTCACTTCTGCAATTAGCGTGTCTGAAAGCTCAACAATCGCTTGTTGCTCTGCGCTCAACTCGCCGCTGGCACGCAGTGCTGTCGCCACTTGGAAGTCTAAAACAGGCAGAGGTTGCTGCGCTAAGTCACGCACGGTAATTTCTTGTTGGTCGAGATTTTTGACCAACTCATCGACCAGTTTATTGGATTGAGAGTAGTCGCCAAGAATGCTGGATTTAAGAACGAGGAGACGAGACATAGGAGATTCCTTAAGCTTTGTTGCAAAGTATGTGGCCATTTTAGTCACTTTCTATTGAGTGAGAAGTCAAGGAACTTGGTAATCTCATTCGAAAAATTAGAATAATGCTCGTTGGTGGCTTTTCTTGAGGCTGTGGTACAATCCGCGCAGTTTTAAGTCATGAAAAGAATAGGAAATGCTTTGACGTCGTCACAGCCCAATACACAATCCAAGCCGCCGGAGCAAAAGGCTCAGGCGAATACCGCCGCCTCTTTACGCCAAGCGCTCAGTCAGTGCTTGATCAAAGATCGCTTTCGTCTCAGTAAGCGCATTTCGGGTGCCAGCAAAATTAAAAAAGAGTCAGCACGCCACGCCGTGTTTGATGAGATAGCACTAGATATCGCCAAATCGATGATGGAAGTGGAGCAGCGCTGTCGCCTACAACCGAAAATTGACTACCCTGAAATCCTGCCTGTTAGCCAGAAGAAAGATGACATCGCTAAAGCGATCGCTGAGCATCAGGTGGTGATTGTGGCGGGGGAAACAGGGTCAGGGAAAACCACCCAGCTACCGAAAATTTGCGCCGAGTTGGGCCGAGGTAAATTTGGCCTGATTGGTCACACTCAGCCGCGCCGTTTGGCCGCTCGTTCGGTCGCCAGCCGTATTGCCGAAGAGATGGAGACCCAGCTTGGCGATTTCGTCGGCTACAAAGTGCGTTTTAACGATCAAATCTCTGAAAATACTCAGATCAAACTGATGACCGACGGTATTTTGCTGGCGGAAATTCAGCACGACCGTTTTCTCAATCAGTACGACACCATCATCATCGATGAAGCGCATGAACGCAGCCTCAACATCGATTTTATTCTCGGCTACCTCAAAGAGCTGTTGCCGCGTCGCCCAGATCTCAAAATCATCATTACTTCTGCGACGATTGATCCGGAGCGTTTTTCTAACCACTTTGGCGGCGCACCGATCATCGAAGTTTCTGGCCGAACCTATCCGGTTGAGACCCGCTATCGTCCGCTAAGTGGCGAAGATGAAGACGACCGCGATCAGCTCGAAGGCATTTTTGAAGCCGTTGATGAGCTGTGTGATGAAGGGTTGGGCGACATCCTTATCTTCATGAACGGTGAGCGCGAGATCCGCGATACCGCCGATGCCTTGGCGAAACGAAAGCTCAAAGACACCGAAATCATCCCTCTATACGCGCGTTTGTCAGCGGGCGAGCAGAATAAAATCTTCCAGCCGCACGCTGGACGTCGCATTGTGCTGGCGACCAACGTCGCGGAAACCTCGCTGACGGTACCGGGGATTAAATACGTGATTGATCCGGGTACAGCGCGCATCAGCCGTTACAGCTATCGCACCAAAGTGCAGCGTTTGCCGATTGAACCTATTTCGCAAGCCAGTGCCAACCAGCGTAAAGGCCGTTGTGGACGGGTGGAAGAGGGGATCTGTATTCGGCTTTACTCTGAGGAAGATTTTAACTCACGCCCAGAGTTCACCGATCCGGAAATTCTGCGCACCAATCTAGCTTCGGTCATTTTGCAAATGACGGCGCTCGGCCTTGGCGATATTGAAGCGTTCCCGTTTGTTGAAGCGCCGGATAAACGCAACATCCAAGACGGTGTGCGTCTTTTAGAAGAGCTGGGCGCGATTGACTCGCAAGCGAAAGATGCCAACAAACGTCTGACCGCGATAGGCAAGCAGTTGGCCCGTTTGCCGATTGACCCACGTTTAGCGCGCATGGTGTTGGAAGCGCCTAAGTATGGCTGTTTAAAAGATGTGATGATCATTGCCGCAGCGCTCTCCATCCAAGATCCGCGCGAGCGTCCATCGGACAAACAGCAATCGTCGGACGATAAACATCGCCGTTTCTTCCACGAAGAGTCTGATTTCCTTACTTTCGTTAATTTGTGGAACTACATTCAAAAGCAGCAAAAAGCGCTTTCGGGTAACCAGTTCCGCCGCCAGTGCAAAGAGGATTACCTCAACTACTTGCGGGTGCGCGAATGGCAAGACGTCTATTTCCAAATCCATCAGTCGATGCGGGAAATGGATTTCAAGTTGAATGATGAACCGGGCTCATTTGATGCGGTTCACAGTGCCATCTTGGTCGGTCTGTTATCTCACATCGGTATGAAAGATCAGGAGAAGAACGAATATCAGGGCGCACGCAATGCCCGTTTCCATCTTTTCCCTGCCTCCGGTCTGTTTAAGAAGCAGCCGAAATGGGTGATGTCGGCCGAGCTGGTGGAAACCTCCAAATTGTGGGGACGCGTGGTGGCGAAGATCCAACCAGAATGGATTGAGCCGCTCGCCAAACACTTGATAAAACGTAGTTACAGCGAGCCGCATTGGTCGAAAAAGCGTGCAGCGGTGATGGCTTATGAGAAAGTGATGCTGTACGGCATTCCTATCGTGCCAAAGCGTTTGGTCAACTACGGCAACATTGACGCCGCAGTGAGCCGGGAGATTTTCATTCGCAGCGCACTGGTCGAGGGAGAATGGGAAACCAAACACGCTTTCTTCAAGCAAAACCGCAAGTTGCTGCAAGAAGTTGAAGAGCTTGAGCATAAGTCGCGTCGCCGTGACATCTTGGTCGACGATGAGGAGCTGTTCCAGTTCTATGATCAGCGTGTAGGCACAGACGTTGTCTCCGGGAAGCATTTTGACACTTGGTGGAAACAAGCGGCGAAGAAAGACCCTGAACTGCTGAACTTCGAAAAAGAGATGCTGTTTAAAGGCGACGCCAGCCATGTCACAGATTTGGACTATCCGAATTTTTGGCATCAAAACGGCCTGAAACTCAAGCTCAGTTATCAATTTGAACCGGGCGATGACAGCGATGGCGTGACGGTGCATATTCCGCTGCCGATTCTCAACCAAGTGGATGCTGCTGGGTTTGACTGGCAGATCCCGGGCTTGCGTCATGAGCTGGTGGTGAGCCTAATTAAGTCGTTGCCAAAGACACTACGCAAGAATTTTGTTCCCGCACCGAACTATGCAGATGCGTTTTTAGCGCGTGTGAGCGCGATGGAAATGCCGTTATTGGACGCGTTGGAGAAAGAGCTGCGCCGTATGACAGGTGTGGAAGTGCTGCGCGAGGATTGGAAACTTGAACAGGTGCCCGATCACTTGAAAGTCACTTTCCGCGCGGTGGACGAGAAAAATCGCAAACTGAAAGAGCACAAAGATCTGCACGAACTGAAAGAGAGTTTGAAAGAGAAAGTGCAGGAGACGCTCTCCAAAGTGGCGGATGACGACATCGAGCAGCAAGGCTTGCATACGTGGAGCTTTGGTGAGCTGCCACAGGTTTACCAGCAAAAGCGCGGTGGGTATCAAGTCAAAGCCTATCCGGCGATTGTCGATAACAAAGACAGCGTGGAGATCAAGCTGTATGAAACCGAGCAAGAGCAGATTGCGGCTATGCGTGCGGGTCAGCGTCGTTTGATCTTGCTCAACGTGCCGTCGCCGATTAAGTATCTGCACACCAATTTGCCGAACAAGTCGAAGCTTGGCCTCTACTTCAACCCGTATGGCAAAGTGCTCGATCTGATTGATGACTGTATCGCCTGTGGCGTGGATAAGCTGATTGAAGAGCAGGGCGGTATAGTCTGGGAGCCCGAAAAGTTCGAGGCGCTTAAAGAGCATGTTCGCGCCGAATTGGGTGACACTGTGGTTGAAATCGCCAAACAAGTGGAAACTATCCTCACCACCGCCTTTAATATAAATAAGAAGTTGAAAGGTAAGATTGATTTCACTATGGCGTTTGCACTGTCTGACATCAAGGCGCAAATTGAAGGTTTGATCTTCAAAGGCTTTGCCACGGAATACGGCTGGAAGCGTTTGCCAGATATTCTGCGCTACATGCGTGCAATTGAGCGCCGCATGGAGAAGCTGCCGATCGATCCAAACAAAGATCGTCTGCATATGCTTAAGATCGAATCGGTGGTGAATGACTACAAGGAGCTGCTGAATAAAATTCCGAAAGGGATGGCCGTACCAGACAATGTGAAGGAAATTCGCTGGATGTTGGAAGAGCTGCGCGTGAGTTATTTTGCCCAGCAGCTTGGCACGCCGTATCCGGTTTCGGATAAACGGGTTAAAAACGCAATAGATGCTTGCTAATTCCGCACTTGGATGTAGGCATATTAATTGCAGAATGTATAATAGCGGGCATTGATACGTCTATCAGAAGGCAAAAACCTGCCTCCTGACAGACTGACAAACAAACGAGAGAAGGTTAACGATGAAAAAGACTCTTTTAGCACTAGCGCTTGTTGGCGCGTCATCAACAGCGATGGCGGATTCATGGATTTACGGCGGTGCGACGGTCGGTCAGTCTGACTTTAAAGGCGAAAGCGGCACTTCCTACTCAATTCACGCGGGTACAGGCATTCTGCCAATCATTGGTATCGAAGCTGGCCTAACTCAACACGGTACTTTTGATATTGATTACTCAGGCACGAAGCACGACACGAAATTGCGTTCTTACTACGCGGCACTTAAACCAAGTATTGATGTAGGCCCACTGCACGTTTGGGCAAAAGGTGGCCTTCATCAGTGGGATAAAGAAGTCACTGGCTTGTCAGCACAAGACGATGATGGTGTCGATATCATGTACGGTGTTGGTGCGGAATACTTTATCTTTGGTCCACTTTCTGTTGGTGCAAGCTACATGAACTACACCACAGATAAAGACGATGTGGGTACCTTCTCACTCAATGCGACAATTCATCTTTTATAAGTCGCTCGACTTGTCATGATAAATCCAATAAACCGCTAATTTATTAGCGGTTTATTTTTATCCCTACTTTGTCAAAGCGCGCACCAAGCGTTGGCTGATCGGTCTGATACCACTCGCTTGGCATCGATTTTTCTAACCCTGCCTGTTTTAAGGCTTTCAGTTCCTCCTTGCTAATCACCACGTACTCTAGCCAAGTTGCCAGCAAACACTCTAGCTGTTCTAAGGTGATGTTTTCATTATCTTTCCAAAAACCTTTCAGTAAGCCAACCACACTTGGTTCTGGTACTAAAGGTTCAATCACGCTCTGTTTGCTGCGGGTTACTTTGCTCGAACGCGGCAGTTGGTCTCGCGCTAAGTTCCAATCCGGTTTGCCGTGGCGAGTCACCAGTCGATGGCGATAGCAGTAGTAGGGAAACAGAAAGCGTTCAATCGCGTGCCAGCGCTCGGCTTTGATTTCTAAGAGTATGTG
This Vibrio navarrensis DNA region includes the following protein-coding sequences:
- the hrpA gene encoding ATP-dependent RNA helicase HrpA, which produces MKRIGNALTSSQPNTQSKPPEQKAQANTAASLRQALSQCLIKDRFRLSKRISGASKIKKESARHAVFDEIALDIAKSMMEVEQRCRLQPKIDYPEILPVSQKKDDIAKAIAEHQVVIVAGETGSGKTTQLPKICAELGRGKFGLIGHTQPRRLAARSVASRIAEEMETQLGDFVGYKVRFNDQISENTQIKLMTDGILLAEIQHDRFLNQYDTIIIDEAHERSLNIDFILGYLKELLPRRPDLKIIITSATIDPERFSNHFGGAPIIEVSGRTYPVETRYRPLSGEDEDDRDQLEGIFEAVDELCDEGLGDILIFMNGEREIRDTADALAKRKLKDTEIIPLYARLSAGEQNKIFQPHAGRRIVLATNVAETSLTVPGIKYVIDPGTARISRYSYRTKVQRLPIEPISQASANQRKGRCGRVEEGICIRLYSEEDFNSRPEFTDPEILRTNLASVILQMTALGLGDIEAFPFVEAPDKRNIQDGVRLLEELGAIDSQAKDANKRLTAIGKQLARLPIDPRLARMVLEAPKYGCLKDVMIIAAALSIQDPRERPSDKQQSSDDKHRRFFHEESDFLTFVNLWNYIQKQQKALSGNQFRRQCKEDYLNYLRVREWQDVYFQIHQSMREMDFKLNDEPGSFDAVHSAILVGLLSHIGMKDQEKNEYQGARNARFHLFPASGLFKKQPKWVMSAELVETSKLWGRVVAKIQPEWIEPLAKHLIKRSYSEPHWSKKRAAVMAYEKVMLYGIPIVPKRLVNYGNIDAAVSREIFIRSALVEGEWETKHAFFKQNRKLLQEVEELEHKSRRRDILVDDEELFQFYDQRVGTDVVSGKHFDTWWKQAAKKDPELLNFEKEMLFKGDASHVTDLDYPNFWHQNGLKLKLSYQFEPGDDSDGVTVHIPLPILNQVDAAGFDWQIPGLRHELVVSLIKSLPKTLRKNFVPAPNYADAFLARVSAMEMPLLDALEKELRRMTGVEVLREDWKLEQVPDHLKVTFRAVDEKNRKLKEHKDLHELKESLKEKVQETLSKVADDDIEQQGLHTWSFGELPQVYQQKRGGYQVKAYPAIVDNKDSVEIKLYETEQEQIAAMRAGQRRLILLNVPSPIKYLHTNLPNKSKLGLYFNPYGKVLDLIDDCIACGVDKLIEEQGGIVWEPEKFEALKEHVRAELGDTVVEIAKQVETILTTAFNINKKLKGKIDFTMAFALSDIKAQIEGLIFKGFATEYGWKRLPDILRYMRAIERRMEKLPIDPNKDRLHMLKIESVVNDYKELLNKIPKGMAVPDNVKEIRWMLEELRVSYFAQQLGTPYPVSDKRVKNAIDAC
- a CDS encoding outer membrane beta-barrel protein, whose amino-acid sequence is MKKTLLALALVGASSTAMADSWIYGGATVGQSDFKGESGTSYSIHAGTGILPIIGIEAGLTQHGTFDIDYSGTKHDTKLRSYYAALKPSIDVGPLHVWAKGGLHQWDKEVTGLSAQDDDGVDIMYGVGAEYFIFGPLSVGASYMNYTTDKDDVGTFSLNATIHLL